Proteins co-encoded in one Brassica rapa cultivar Chiifu-401-42 chromosome A02, CAAS_Brap_v3.01, whole genome shotgun sequence genomic window:
- the LOC103854591 gene encoding protein trichome birefringence-like 4 isoform X1 has product MADLKNLFLITKHPSTTQILLTSLFFISLFLLSSSPLPDFSHSLIVSSFTSRLLTAANFFSSSSASDSNTLYSVSPSSIRVNNESKKMDKELTSCDIFDGAWVSDDSDPVYLPGYCPYVEDKFNCFKNGRPDSGFLRHRWQPHGCSVPRSVLCFSSKITILPFPCDSVFFFLRFDGEKMLEILRGKRLVFVGDSLNRNMWESLVCSLRSTLEDKNRVSRVFVKQSNLHNEGFYGFRFKDFECSIDFIKSPFLVQESEVLDAYGKRKETLRLDVIQESITKIYRNADIVVFNTGHWWTHQKTNEGKDYFQEGDRVYEKLEVKEAYTKALRTWADWVDSSINSTRTRVFFVGYSSSHFRKGAWNAGGQCDGETRPIENETYTGGYPWMMKVVESVISDMKTPVFYMNITKMTWYRTDGHPSVYRQPVDARGSSPASGMFQDCSHWCLPGVPDSWNQLLYATLLVSSGSLPYRSLGTLL; this is encoded by the exons ATGGCGGATCTAAAGAACCTCTTCCTCATCACGAAACACCCGTCAACGACACAGATCCTCCTAacgtctctcttcttcatctctctcttcctcctctcctcTTCCCCTCTCCCAGACTTCTCCCACTCGCTCATCGTCTCCAGCTTCACCTCTCGCCTCCTCACCGCCGCgaacttcttctcctcctcgAGCGCTTCCGACTCAAACACTCTCTACTCCGTTTCTCCTTCAAGTATCCGAGTCAACAACGAGTCCAAGAAGATGGATAAAGAACTCACTTCTTGCGACATATTCGACGGAGCTTGGGTCTCCGACGACTCCGACCCCGTCTACCTTCCCGGTTACTGTCCTTACGTCGAAGACAAGTTCAACTGCTTCAAAAACGGCAGACCCGACTCTGGCTTCCTCCGTCACCGGTGGCAACCTCACGGATGCTCTGTTCCAAGGTCAGTTCTTTGTTTTTCCAGTAAAATTACTATTCTACCCTTCCCTTGtgactctgttttttttttccttagatTCGATGGGGAGAAGATGCTTGAGATTCTGAGAGGGAAGAGGCTTGTCTTCGTTGGAGACTCTTTAAACAGAAACATGTGGGAGTCTCTCGTTTGTTCACTTAGGTCAACTCTGGAAGACAAGAACAGAGTCTCTAGGGTTTTTGTAAAACAGAGCAATCTCCACAACGAAGGCTTCTACGGTTTCAGATTCAAA GACTTTGAGTGCTCTATAGACTTCATCAAGTCACCGTTCCTAGTTCAAGAATCAGAGGTTTTAGATGCGTACGGGAAGAGAAAAGAGACGCTGAGGCTTGACGTGATCCAAGAATCGATCACGAAGATTTACAGAAACGCAGATATTGTTGTGTTCAACACTGGTCACTGGTGGACTCACCAGAAAACCAATGAAGG gAAAGATTACTTCCAGGAGGGGGATAGAGTTTATGAAAAGTTGGAAGTGAAAGAAGCTTACACGAAAGCTCTTCGTACTTGGGCTGATTGGGTTGATTCCAGTATCAACAGTACTAGAACCAGAGTCTTCTTCGTTGGTTACTCTTCTTCTCATTTTAG GAAAGGGGCGTGGAACGCAGGAGGGCAATGCGACGGAGAAACAAGGCCGATAGAGAACGAGACGTACACGGGAGGGTATCCATGGATGATGAAAGTGGTGGAGTCAGTGATCTCGGACATGAAAACGCCTGTGTTTTACATGAACATCACGAAGATGACTTGGTATCGAACCGATGGTCACCCTTCGGTTTACAGACAGCCTGTGGATGCCCGAGGAAGTTCTCCTGCAAGTGGAATGTTCCAAGATTGTAGCCACTGGTGCCTACCTGGAGTTCCTGACTCATGGAACCAGCTTCTGTATGCTACTCTGCTAGTCTCAAGTGGTTCCTTGCCTTACAGGTCTCTTGGAACTCTCTTATAA
- the LOC103854591 gene encoding protein trichome birefringence-like 4 isoform X2: MADLKNLFLITKHPSTTQILLTSLFFISLFLLSSSPLPDFSHSLIVSSFTSRLLTAANFFSSSSASDSNTLYSVSPSSIRVNNESKKMDKELTSCDIFDGAWVSDDSDPVYLPGYCPYVEDKFNCFKNGRPDSGFLRHRWQPHGCSVPRFDGEKMLEILRGKRLVFVGDSLNRNMWESLVCSLRSTLEDKNRVSRVFVKQSNLHNEGFYGFRFKDFECSIDFIKSPFLVQESEVLDAYGKRKETLRLDVIQESITKIYRNADIVVFNTGHWWTHQKTNEGKDYFQEGDRVYEKLEVKEAYTKALRTWADWVDSSINSTRTRVFFVGYSSSHFRKGAWNAGGQCDGETRPIENETYTGGYPWMMKVVESVISDMKTPVFYMNITKMTWYRTDGHPSVYRQPVDARGSSPASGMFQDCSHWCLPGVPDSWNQLLYATLLVSSGSLPYRSLGTLL, from the exons ATGGCGGATCTAAAGAACCTCTTCCTCATCACGAAACACCCGTCAACGACACAGATCCTCCTAacgtctctcttcttcatctctctcttcctcctctcctcTTCCCCTCTCCCAGACTTCTCCCACTCGCTCATCGTCTCCAGCTTCACCTCTCGCCTCCTCACCGCCGCgaacttcttctcctcctcgAGCGCTTCCGACTCAAACACTCTCTACTCCGTTTCTCCTTCAAGTATCCGAGTCAACAACGAGTCCAAGAAGATGGATAAAGAACTCACTTCTTGCGACATATTCGACGGAGCTTGGGTCTCCGACGACTCCGACCCCGTCTACCTTCCCGGTTACTGTCCTTACGTCGAAGACAAGTTCAACTGCTTCAAAAACGGCAGACCCGACTCTGGCTTCCTCCGTCACCGGTGGCAACCTCACGGATGCTCTGTTCCAAG atTCGATGGGGAGAAGATGCTTGAGATTCTGAGAGGGAAGAGGCTTGTCTTCGTTGGAGACTCTTTAAACAGAAACATGTGGGAGTCTCTCGTTTGTTCACTTAGGTCAACTCTGGAAGACAAGAACAGAGTCTCTAGGGTTTTTGTAAAACAGAGCAATCTCCACAACGAAGGCTTCTACGGTTTCAGATTCAAA GACTTTGAGTGCTCTATAGACTTCATCAAGTCACCGTTCCTAGTTCAAGAATCAGAGGTTTTAGATGCGTACGGGAAGAGAAAAGAGACGCTGAGGCTTGACGTGATCCAAGAATCGATCACGAAGATTTACAGAAACGCAGATATTGTTGTGTTCAACACTGGTCACTGGTGGACTCACCAGAAAACCAATGAAGG gAAAGATTACTTCCAGGAGGGGGATAGAGTTTATGAAAAGTTGGAAGTGAAAGAAGCTTACACGAAAGCTCTTCGTACTTGGGCTGATTGGGTTGATTCCAGTATCAACAGTACTAGAACCAGAGTCTTCTTCGTTGGTTACTCTTCTTCTCATTTTAG GAAAGGGGCGTGGAACGCAGGAGGGCAATGCGACGGAGAAACAAGGCCGATAGAGAACGAGACGTACACGGGAGGGTATCCATGGATGATGAAAGTGGTGGAGTCAGTGATCTCGGACATGAAAACGCCTGTGTTTTACATGAACATCACGAAGATGACTTGGTATCGAACCGATGGTCACCCTTCGGTTTACAGACAGCCTGTGGATGCCCGAGGAAGTTCTCCTGCAAGTGGAATGTTCCAAGATTGTAGCCACTGGTGCCTACCTGGAGTTCCTGACTCATGGAACCAGCTTCTGTATGCTACTCTGCTAGTCTCAAGTGGTTCCTTGCCTTACAGGTCTCTTGGAACTCTCTTATAA
- the LOC103854592 gene encoding beta-D-xylosidase 1, with the protein MFCNNNSLLTGNKVVGVLVFLLCLVHSSESLRPLFACDPANGLTRTLRFCRVNVPVHARVQDLIGRLTLQEKIRLLVNNAAAVPRLGIGGYEWWSEALHGVSDVGPGAKFGGAFPGATSFPQVITTAASFNQSLWEEIGRVVSDEARAMYNGGVAGLTYWSPNVNILRDPRWGRGQETPGEDPVVAGKYAASYVRGLQGNGAGNRLKVAACCKHYTAYDLDNWNGVDRFHFNAKVTKQDLEDTYNVPFKSCVYEGKVASVMCSYNQVNGKPTCADENLLKNTIRGQWRLNGYIVSDCDSVDVFFNQQHYTTTPEEAAAASIKAGLDLDCGPFLAIFTEGAVKKGLLTENDVNLALANTITVQMRLGMFDGNLGPYANLGPRDVCTPAHQHLALEAAHQGIVLLKNSGRSLPLSPRRHRTIAVIGPNSDVTETMIGNYAGKACAYTSPLQGISRYAKTLHQEGCAGVACAGSQGFGAAEAAARQADATVLVMGLDQSIEAETRDRTGLLLPGYQQNLVTRVAQASRGPVILVLMSGGPVDVSFAKNDPRVAAIIWAGYPGQAGGAAIADIIFGAANPGGKLPMTWYPQDYVTKLPMTIMAMRASGNYPGRTYRFYKGLVVFPFGFGLSYTTFTHTLAQSPLAQLSVSPYKLNTAIFNSSSNSIKVSHANCGTFPKMPLHVEVSNTGELDGTHTVFVFAEPPENGIKGLGVNKQLVAFEKVHVTAGSKRTVQVDIEACKHLGVVDEHGMRRIPMGEHKLHIGEIKHTILVQPQL; encoded by the exons atgttttgtAATAATAATTCATTATTAACCGGCAACAAAGTCGTAGGTGTACTTGTATTCCTCTTATGCTTGGTTCACTCATCAGAGTCACTACGGCCACTGTTTGCATGCGACCCGGCAAACGGGTTAACCCGAACACTCCGGTTCTGTCGCGTCAATGTACCGGTCCACGCGAGGGTTCAAGATTTGATCGGACGGCTCACGTTGCAGGAGAAGATCCGCCTCCTCGTCAACAATGCCGCCGCTGTGCCACGCCTCGGTATTGGAGGCTATGAGTGGTGGTCCGAGGCTCTCCACGGAGTTTCTGACGTTGGTCCCGGTGCTAAGTTCGGTGGTGCATTTCCCGGTGCCACCAGCTTCCCTCAGGTCATCACCACCGCAGCTTCTTTCAATCAGTCTCTATGGGAAGAGATCGGACGG gtGGTGTCTGATGAGGCAAGAGCTATGTACAATGGAGGCGTGGCCGGTTTGACGTATTGGAGCCCAAATGTGAATATACTGAGGGACCCACGTTGGGGCCGAGGCCAGGAAACTCCCGGAGAAGATCCTGTTGTCGCCGGAAAATACGCCGCCAGCTACGTCCGGGGACTTCAGGGAAACGGCGCCGGCAACCGCCTCAAAGTCGCCGCATGTTGCAAGCATTACACTGCTTATGATCTTGATAACTGGAATGGGGTCGACCGTTTTCATTTCAACGCCAAG GTCACCAAACAAGATTTAGAGGACACATACAACGTGCCATTCAAATCATGTGTTTACGAGGGAAAGGTCGCAAGTGTTATGTGCTCTTACAATCAAGTAAACGGAAAGCCTACTTGTGCTGATGAAAATCTCTTAAAGAACACTATTCGTGGTCAATGGCGTCTCAATGG GTACATTGTATCAGACTGTGACTCTGTAGATGTTTTCTTCAACCAACAACACTATACCACAACTCCTGAGGAAGCTGCAGCTGCCTCCATCAAAGCTG GTCTAGACTTGGACTGCGGGCCGTTTTTGGCGATATTTACAGAAGGAGCGGTGAAGAAAGGATTGTTAACAGAGAATGACGTAAATTTAGCACTTGCTAATACCATAACGGTCCAGATGAGACTTGGTATGTTTGATGGAAATCTTGGACCATACGCCAATCTTGGGCCTAGAGATGTTTGTACACCCGCCCATCAACATTTAGCCCTTGAAGCAGCTCATCAAGGAATTGTTCTTCTCAAAAACTCTGGCCGGTCTCTACCACTCTCTCCTAGGCGCCACCGCACCATCGCCGTAATTGGACCTAACTCCGACGTCACTGAGACCATGATTGGAAACTATGCAG GGAAAGCATGCGCCTATACGTCACCGTTACAAGGAATCTCAAGATACGCAAAGACACTTCACCAAGAAGGTTGTGCTGGTGTGGCTTGTGCCGGGAGTCAAGGATTTGGCGCAGCCGAGGCGGCAGCACGTCAAGCAGACGCAACAGTTCTTGTAATGGGACTGGACCAGTCGATAGAGGCAGAGACACGAGATCGAACCGGGCTGCTCTTACCGGGTTACCAACAAAACCTTGTGACACGTGTGGCTCAGGCCTCTAGAGGTCCAGTCATTCTAGTACTTATGAGTGGTGGACCCGTCGATGTATCCTTCGCTAAGAATGATCCACGTGTCGCTGCCATCATTTGGGCCGGGTATCCGGGTCAAGCGGGTGGAGCTGCTATTGCTGATATCATTTTTGGTGCTGCTAATCCTG GAGGTAAACTACCAATGACATGGTATCCACAAGATTACGTGACAAAACTGCCAATGACAATAATGGCTATGAGAGCATCTGGAAACTACCCAGGAAGGACATACAGATTTTACAAAGGTCTAGTGGTGTTTCCATTTGGATTCGGTTTAAGTTACACTACCTTCACTCACACTCTGGCTCAAAGCCCACTAGCCCAATTATCAGTTTCACCCTACAAACTCAACACTGCCATTTTCAACTCTTCATCTAACTCCATCAAAGTGTCTCATGCCAACTGTGGAACGTTCCCAAAAATGCCCCTCCACGTTGAAGTGTCAAACACCGGTGAATTGGATGGAACTCACACGGTGTTTGTGTTTGCCGAGCCACCAGAGAATGGGATAAAAGGATTGGGTGTGAACAAGCAGTTGGTAGCGTTTGAGAAGGTTCATGTCACGGCAGGGTCAAAACGCACCGTTCAAGTCGATATTGAGGCTTGCAAGCATCTTGGTGTAGTGGATGAGCATGGGATGAGGAGAATCCCAATGGGTGAACATAAATTACACATTGGTGAGATTAAACACACTATATTGGTCCAACCGCAGCTTTGA
- the LOC103854593 gene encoding serine/threonine-protein phosphatase 4 regulatory subunit 3, translating into MAAPGDAQSNTSSTQRVKVYCLDKDGKWDDRGTGLVSLDYVERSEELGLYVVDEDDHETLLVHRISTDDIYRKQEDTIISWREPEGSTELALSFQETAGCSHIWNHICTMQRNLHFSSLNMSTELRELPDVDISNLPQILEIVTESGIKGQMRLAGLMLKDVKFFDNLMNVFEMCEDLEKLDCLHMMFNIVKGIS; encoded by the exons ATGGCCGCCCCGGGAGACGCGCAATCCAACACTAGTTCGACGCAG AGAGTGAAGGTTTATTGCTTGGACAAAGATGGTAAATGGGATGATCGAGGAACTGGACTCGTCAGTTTGGACTATGTGGAG AGATCGGAAGAACTTGGTCTATATGTGGTTGATGAAGATGATCATGAGACGTTGCTCGTTCACCGGATCAGCACTGATGATATCTACAGGAAGCAAGAAG ACACTATTATCTCATGGAGAGAGCCAGAGGGCTCAACAGAATTGGCTTTGAGCTTTCAAGAGACTGCGGGATGCTCTCATATATG GAATCATATATGCACTATGCAACGGAATCTACATTTCAGTTCTCTTAACA TGAGCACTGAGCTGAGGGAGCTCCCTGATGTCGATATTTCTAATCTTCCCCAAATACTCGAG ATTGTTACTGAAAGTGGCATTAAAGGTCAGATGCGGTTAGCCGGACTTATGTTGAAGGAT GTTAAGTTCTTTGACAATTTGATGAATGTATTTGAAATGTGTGAGGACTTGGAAAAACTTGATTGCCTTCACATGATGTTCAACATTGTCAAGGGCATCAGTTAG